TTCATCAAAACGATCTGCATAGCTGAAAACTTCATCCCGTTTGTTGACTTCTGATGCACTAACACCCTTTCCTAGAAATGGTTTACCATCCATTCCTTCTGGTACTTTGATACCTGCCAGATTGAGTACTGTTGGAGCTAGGTCAATAAAACTGATAAAACCGTTTACAGTACTACCTGCTTTCATATCAATAAGGTGTTTATATTTTTCTGGAATGTGAACAACCATTGGAACATGTAATCCTGTTTCGTAGAGGTAACCTTTACTACCAGGTAACACACCACCATGATCCCCGAAATAAAAAATAAATGTATTTTCCAGCAGACCATCTTTTTTCAATTCTGAAACTATTTGCCCCACCTTTGTGTCCATTTCTACAATCTTGTCACGATAATAGGCATTGGTATAGCGAAAAATCTTAGTATCAGGATGATTGGGTTGTACTTTAAAGGAGTTCTCATGGGTTTTTGTACCTTTTTGCATCATTTCTTCTTCAGAGAAGTGCATGCTTCCTTCGTGAGAAATACCAATATTGGAAACATGGAAAAATGGTTGTCCTTCTTTTCTGTTTTTCCAGCTAGCTTTTTTGGACGATTCATTCCACACTTCATCCCCTTTTATAAAGTTATAATCTTCTTTACTGTTATTAGTGGTATAATAACCTGCTTTTTGTAGGTATGCTGGAAACATATTGTGAGAATCAGGCATTGGGACTTTCTCTAGCTTTCTGTGATACTGCGTTCCTAACCTGGGTGCATAGCTACCTGAAATCATAGTGGATCGGGCAACACTACAGACAGGACTATTGGAAAATGCCCGATTGAAAATTAGTCCATGAGCAGCTAATGACTCGATATGAGGTGTTGAAACACCATTCTCATCAAAAAGCTTCATATAATGTTTTGAATTATCTTCAGATGTGATCCAGACAATATTGGGTTGCATTGGTTTCTTCTCTGCGTTCCTGATAAAAGATAGGAGTAATAAGGCAAGTGGGACTACAATCAGTCCTAATAAGTATCTTCTTTTCATCTGTTTGATGTTTAAATACCAGTGTGAATTCAGGTAAAAGGTCTATTAGCAAGATCAGACATATAATCTATTTTCGTAGGTGGGTTATCCTTTAGATAAGGGGGATTATTAGATACTATTGGTTTTTGTATTAAGCGAGTAAAATAATCATGTACTTCTGATATAAATACTTCTTCATTCTTGACTAGAAATTTGTTTAATGGTGAGTCTGAAACAGGGGATAATTATGGGTAAAATGAGGGAGAGATTTTTAGCCTATTAATAATTATGGGTTTGTTCCTGATATCAGATATATAATAGTATAGGTTACACTTAAGTTTGACGCATGAAGGATAATTCTAGGGAAATCTGTACAGTAAAATTCAATATATCGTGAAGAAGATAGCTATTGCCTTAACTCTGTTATTGTGTCCATTTTGGGGAAATGCTCAATCAGGAAAAAAAT
The Limibacter armeniacum DNA segment above includes these coding regions:
- a CDS encoding sulfatase family protein encodes the protein MKRRYLLGLIVVPLALLLLSFIRNAEKKPMQPNIVWITSEDNSKHYMKLFDENGVSTPHIESLAAHGLIFNRAFSNSPVCSVARSTMISGSYAPRLGTQYHRKLEKVPMPDSHNMFPAYLQKAGYYTTNNSKEDYNFIKGDEVWNESSKKASWKNRKEGQPFFHVSNIGISHEGSMHFSEEEMMQKGTKTHENSFKVQPNHPDTKIFRYTNAYYRDKIVEMDTKVGQIVSELKKDGLLENTFIFYFGDHGGVLPGSKGYLYETGLHVPMVVHIPEKYKHLIDMKAGSTVNGFISFIDLAPTVLNLAGIKVPEGMDGKPFLGKGVSASEVNKRDEVFSYADRFDEKYDLVRAVRKGKYKYIRSYEPFNIDGLMNNYRFNQLAYKEWQLLYEQRKLNNLQSAFFEKRSPEMLFDIEADPFETTNLAKDPTYKKVLKLMREKLDKWQTDMPDLSFFPEFYLMEHAFKNPSLFGQKHKQDILKYKQVADLSLKDFSKVKDKLTSSLLAEDPLERNWALITCCCLGKEAKDLEKLVRTIAINDFEHMNRVRAAEFLAITGLENPEEVMTNTLYQSQKPAEALLILNTIVLMQSKLYGYEFDIEYSKLSQKVQEDIQVKRRLTYLQVI